In Rutidosis leptorrhynchoides isolate AG116_Rl617_1_P2 chromosome 2, CSIRO_AGI_Rlap_v1, whole genome shotgun sequence, one genomic interval encodes:
- the LOC139888045 gene encoding uncharacterized protein, producing the protein MARKCLGSNGTLVFYLMIKEGLTLVLWQRRTELSLENGGGVLRLNVILYGSGVEDWYWSLSPNGVFSVKKLTDLLMRADLANSPPAVHTIRNHLVPLKVELFVWRARHNRLPTRVELDKPGIDLGTIRCPICDDGLETVEHSILSCKTAKDIWDKVLKWWDLIPPPSRNLADVFLGQGGPGHSFSHSFSKQLWQATEWITCYMIWRNRNNQTFSKSKLTSDLIFKEIQLKSFEGISNRCKLINLEWDRWVACPLSLMSNAFSRSGIG; encoded by the exons ATGGCTCGAAAATGTCTTGGATCAAATGGGACACTTGTCTTTTACCTTATGATAAAGGAGGGCTTAACATTGGTTCTTTGGCAACGAAGAACCGAGCTCTCCTtggaaaatggtggtggcgttttaagACTGAACGTAATTCTTTATGG CTCAGGTGTCGAGGACTGGTATTGGTCGCTTAGTCCTAATGGCGTTTTCTCGGTTAAAAAGCTCACGGACCTGCTCATGCGTGCTGATTTGGCAAATTCACCCCCCGCTGTTCACACAATCCGCAATCATCTAGTGCCACTAAAAGTGGAATTGTTTGTGTGGCGAGCTAGACATAACCGGCTCCCGACTAGAGTAGAACTTGATAAGCCGGGTATCGACTTGGGTACGATCCGCTGTCCAATTTGTGACGATGGTTTGGAGACGGTGGAACATTCGATCCTTTCTTGTAAAACGGCCAAAGATATCTGGGACAAAGTGTTGAAGTGGTGGGATCTTATCCCGCCTCCTTCGCGCAACTTGGCGGATGTTTTTCTAGGTCAGGGAGGTCCTGGTCATTCGTTTTCCCACTCGTTTTCTAAACAATTATGGCAGGCAACGGAATGGATCACATGTTATATGATTTGGAGAAATCGAAACAATCAGACTTTCTCTAAATCCAAACTCACGAGCGATTTAATTTTTAAAGAAATTCAGCTCAAAAGCTTTGAAGGGATATCTAATAGATGCAAGTTGATTAATCTCGAGTGGGATAGATGGGTTGCATGTCCTCTCTCCTTGATGTCGAATGCTTTTAGCCGGTCTGGAATTGGCTAA